The following are encoded in a window of Rubellicoccus peritrichatus genomic DNA:
- a CDS encoding DUF7507 domain-containing protein, with protein MKLTKRLINRAWIPAVLSAVVLLTGCESTQVKKSAEGYNSNYPSREVKGYSQTAHGREGGQRPASAPAQATATKSAAGDIVYEDHLVRVEKIYKSGSTVGAPFNYDIIVKAKRAITNVEIDEILPDTIKYQDSSPKASMNQFGMPSWDLQAFDAGDEMKINVTVVPQKVGSYKVCSVVRADPLICLPLFIGQPELQITKTGPARVEMGESATWDIMVKNTGSAIADNVVITDTMPSGFTAVGPVSKNVGSLQPGGNATFKVTGKSNKVGKFVNTAVANYTGGTPVQATAPIEVVQSAVAITKTGPATGFIFVDETYTITVTNKGNTTLRNLTVTDQLPVGAVLEGKVVGSGEVADVDTGRTVFIGPKYDARRAVWGYWREGSQNPLTDDHADQITWKIDSLAAGASKSFKVTFYANKPSTTVNNATVKTERGLTDKASATTVWKAVPGVHTGIRDSIDPIQVGQDTILTVNAENQSGYDTFTVTSQVVTVGDGLTVKSVSSGGTINGNVVSFPPVNLGPGKEVTRTITVTGSKPGTTTSKMETMTNFRDTPVLDQESTTIY; from the coding sequence ATGAAACTCACCAAAAGATTAATCAACAGGGCTTGGATCCCTGCCGTTCTTTCAGCAGTAGTACTGTTGACCGGCTGTGAATCCACCCAGGTTAAAAAGTCCGCTGAGGGCTATAATAGTAACTATCCTTCACGTGAAGTGAAGGGGTATTCTCAAACAGCTCACGGCAGAGAGGGCGGCCAAAGACCAGCTTCAGCTCCTGCCCAAGCCACAGCGACTAAGTCAGCTGCTGGTGATATCGTTTACGAAGATCACCTCGTTCGTGTTGAAAAAATTTACAAGAGTGGATCCACCGTTGGTGCTCCTTTCAATTACGACATCATCGTGAAGGCAAAACGTGCCATCACTAATGTTGAAATTGATGAAATCCTGCCTGACACCATCAAGTACCAGGATTCTTCACCTAAGGCATCTATGAATCAGTTCGGCATGCCGAGTTGGGACCTTCAAGCTTTTGACGCTGGCGACGAAATGAAGATCAACGTCACTGTTGTTCCTCAAAAGGTTGGTAGCTACAAGGTTTGCAGCGTAGTTCGCGCTGATCCACTCATCTGCTTGCCACTGTTCATTGGTCAGCCTGAGCTACAGATTACCAAGACTGGTCCAGCTCGCGTTGAAATGGGTGAAAGTGCCACATGGGATATCATGGTTAAGAACACTGGAAGCGCTATTGCTGACAATGTTGTAATCACAGACACGATGCCCTCAGGTTTCACTGCAGTTGGTCCTGTTTCCAAGAATGTAGGCAGCCTGCAGCCAGGTGGAAATGCAACCTTCAAGGTGACCGGCAAGAGCAACAAGGTTGGCAAGTTCGTCAACACCGCAGTTGCTAACTACACTGGTGGAACTCCAGTTCAGGCCACAGCTCCAATCGAAGTTGTTCAGTCTGCAGTTGCGATCACCAAGACTGGTCCAGCAACCGGCTTCATCTTTGTTGATGAAACTTATACCATCACCGTTACCAATAAGGGTAATACCACGCTCAGAAACCTCACCGTAACAGACCAGCTCCCAGTAGGTGCAGTTCTTGAAGGCAAGGTTGTCGGTAGTGGAGAAGTTGCTGACGTTGACACAGGACGCACAGTCTTCATCGGACCTAAGTATGACGCACGTCGCGCCGTTTGGGGTTACTGGAGAGAAGGTTCGCAGAACCCACTTACAGACGACCATGCTGACCAGATCACATGGAAGATCGATAGTCTCGCAGCCGGTGCATCGAAGTCCTTCAAGGTTACCTTCTATGCCAACAAGCCTTCTACCACAGTTAACAATGCCACCGTTAAGACTGAACGCGGTCTGACCGACAAGGCTAGTGCAACTACGGTTTGGAAAGCAGTTCCAGGTGTTCACACAGGTATTCGTGACAGCATCGACCCAATTCAGGTTGGTCAGGACACAATCCTCACTGTTAATGCTGAGAATCAGTCCGGTTATGACACCTTCACGGTTACCAGCCAGGTTGTTACAGTTGGCGATGGCCTGACAGTTAAGAGCGTATCTTCTGGCGGCACGATTAACGGCAATGTCGTTTCGTTCCCACCAGTGAACCTCGGACCAGGCAAGGAAGTCACCCGCACCATCACAGTCACCGGTTCAAAGCCAGGAACCACGACCAGCAAGATGGAAACGATGACCAACTTCCGCGACACTCCTGTCCTCGACCAGGAATCGACCACGATTTACTAA
- a CDS encoding transcriptional repressor yields MNPVAPTSVEIENPRETFKEFLASKGLRVTNQRTAIFDAAFKIEDHFTAEDLLDHARALDDSVSRATVYRSLPLLTESGLIREVDVGHDNKYYLASHRAKTFQAQVICEDCSHIFEVDAPFMEWYGKTVCDKLDMTPESQRLQVSAHCSNFTKTGSCERGGKTVATA; encoded by the coding sequence ATGAACCCGGTGGCACCTACATCAGTCGAAATTGAGAACCCACGAGAGACTTTTAAAGAGTTTCTTGCCAGCAAGGGACTGCGCGTCACGAATCAAAGGACGGCGATATTTGATGCTGCGTTCAAGATAGAGGACCACTTCACTGCGGAAGATCTGCTGGATCATGCTCGTGCCCTTGATGACTCTGTCTCACGTGCAACAGTTTATCGCTCACTTCCACTTCTTACAGAAAGTGGCCTGATTCGTGAAGTTGATGTCGGCCACGACAATAAATACTACCTTGCCAGCCATCGGGCGAAGACCTTCCAGGCTCAGGTCATTTGTGAGGATTGCTCTCATATCTTTGAAGTCGATGCCCCATTTATGGAATGGTATGGTAAGACTGTCTGCGATAAGCTGGATATGACCCCAGAGTCACAAAGGCTTCAGGTCTCAGCCCATTGCTCAAATTTCACTAAAACCGGATCATGTGAAAGAGGAGGAAAAACTGTCGCCACTGCATAA
- a CDS encoding TPR end-of-group domain-containing protein: MAEKEYSFEIGFFESLIGRLPKDAEVIEILGGLYSKSGRIDDSLKMDRRLVRLRPNNATAHYNLGCSLALKRRKADAVRSLKKAIDLGYRDVEWMRGDPDLHPLHDHPAFQALLEEMAQKAS, translated from the coding sequence ATGGCTGAAAAAGAGTATTCATTCGAAATCGGTTTTTTTGAAAGCTTGATTGGGCGTCTGCCAAAGGATGCCGAAGTGATTGAAATTCTTGGAGGACTCTACAGCAAGAGTGGTCGAATTGACGATAGCTTAAAAATGGACCGCCGCCTCGTGCGGCTAAGGCCCAATAATGCAACTGCTCACTACAACCTAGGCTGTAGCCTGGCCCTAAAGCGGCGAAAAGCTGATGCTGTTCGCTCGCTGAAAAAGGCGATCGACCTTGGATACCGTGATGTTGAATGGATGCGAGGTGATCCTGACCTCCACCCATTGCATGATCACCCAGCCTTTCAAGCACTGCTTGAAGAAATGGCCCAAAAGGCAAGTTGA
- the nadA gene encoding quinolinate synthase NadA: MVFEPRKTGSDPLTAIQEEILALKKERNAVILVHNYQIEAIQQIGDYVGDSLGLSYRAAEADADVIVFCGVHFMAETAKIVNPGKTVILPDMEAGCSLSDSCPGEKLAAYKEANPGLYVVAYINCSAEVKALSDVICTSGNAVKIVEKVPQDRDILFVPDQNLGQWVAKQTGRPMQLWPGSCYAHVLFTVRALEKVRMQFPEAPIVAHPECVESVRDMADEVCSTEKMVAFCQNNPADSFIVATETGMLHRLRRELPNKTFIAGPTDRCACNDCRFMKMNTIEKLRDCLRDLSPEIKMDEEVRKKAFDPIQRMLEWSR, translated from the coding sequence ATGGTATTTGAACCCAGGAAAACAGGTTCAGATCCACTAACAGCAATCCAGGAGGAGATACTTGCGCTAAAGAAAGAGCGTAATGCAGTTATTCTTGTACACAATTACCAGATTGAGGCGATCCAGCAAATTGGTGATTATGTGGGAGATTCGCTTGGCCTTTCCTACCGCGCAGCAGAGGCTGATGCGGACGTTATTGTCTTTTGTGGAGTTCACTTTATGGCCGAAACCGCCAAGATTGTGAATCCTGGAAAGACAGTCATTCTGCCGGATATGGAAGCTGGTTGCTCGCTTTCAGACTCATGCCCTGGAGAGAAATTGGCAGCCTACAAAGAAGCCAATCCGGGGCTTTATGTTGTTGCATACATCAATTGCAGTGCAGAAGTGAAAGCGCTGAGCGATGTGATCTGCACCAGTGGCAATGCCGTCAAAATCGTGGAAAAAGTCCCGCAAGATCGTGATATTCTTTTTGTCCCCGACCAGAACCTTGGACAATGGGTTGCGAAGCAAACTGGACGGCCGATGCAATTATGGCCGGGTAGCTGCTACGCACATGTTCTTTTCACTGTCCGAGCGTTGGAAAAGGTCCGCATGCAATTCCCTGAAGCGCCTATCGTTGCTCATCCGGAATGCGTAGAATCGGTCCGCGACATGGCGGACGAGGTTTGCAGTACTGAAAAAATGGTCGCCTTCTGCCAAAACAATCCAGCCGATTCTTTTATAGTCGCAACTGAGACTGGTATGTTGCACCGGCTTCGACGTGAGCTTCCAAACAAAACTTTCATTGCCGGCCCGACAGATCGCTGCGCATGCAACGACTGTCGTTTCATGAAAATGAATACCATCGAAAAACTCCGCGACTGCCTGCGCGATCTCAGTCCTGAGATAAAAATGGATGAGGAAGTGCGTAAGAAAGCCTTTGATCCCATTCAGCGTATGCTTGAATGGAGCCGTTAG